The Miscanthus floridulus cultivar M001 chromosome 7, ASM1932011v1, whole genome shotgun sequence genome includes a region encoding these proteins:
- the LOC136467956 gene encoding tubulin-folding cofactor A-like isoform X1: MGRSPYRTSPVMRVHRQKKEREIGPIALLLHESTVFLRFSRSARLYVRFGRFLHQRGQATTGAAALLPAAQVPSPTTSAHHSRMATLGNLKIKTSTCKRIVKELRSYEKEVEKEAAKTADMKEKGADPYDLKQQENVLAESRMMVPDCHKRLETALADLKATLAELKESNEQGAEIGEAESTIAEVEAVVKPTED, translated from the exons ATGGGCCGCTCTCCCTACCGAACCAGTCCAGTCATGCGCGTGCATCGgcagaaaaaagagagagaaatcgGCCCAATAGCCCTGCTTTTACACGAGTCTACTGTTTTTCTTCGTTTCTCCCGTTCAGCTCGCCTATACGTTCGATTCGGCCGTTTTCTGCATCAACGGGGCCAAGCGACCACCGGCGCCGCCGCCCTACTCCCAGCTGCCCAGGTCCCTTCGCCGACGACGAGCGCCCACCACAGCAG GATGGCGACGCTGGGGAATCTGAAGATCAAGACGTCGACGTGCAAGAGGATCGTGAAGGAGCTGCGCTCGTACGAgaaggaggtggagaaggaggcgGCCAAGACCGCCGACATGAAGGAGAAGGGCGCCGATCCCTACGATCTCAAACAGCAG GAGAATGTTTTAGCTGAGTCAAGGATGATGGTCCCAGACTGCCACAAGCGACTTGAAACTGCACTGGCTGACTTGAAAGCAACACTG GCTGAACTGAAGGAGTCAAATGAGCAAGGTGCTGAGATTGGAGAAGCTGAGAGTACAATCGCAGAGGTTGAAGCAGTTGTCAAGCCAACAGAAGATTAG
- the LOC136467956 gene encoding uncharacterized protein isoform X2: MGRSPYRTSPVMRVHRQKKEREIGPIALLLHESTVFLRFSRSARLYVRFGRFLHQRGQATTGAAALLPAAQVPSPTTSAHHSRMATLGNLKIKTSTCKRIVKELRSYEKEVEKEAAKTADMKEKGADPYDLKQQENVLAESRMMVPDCHKRLETALADLKATLARHKNSVLN, translated from the exons ATGGGCCGCTCTCCCTACCGAACCAGTCCAGTCATGCGCGTGCATCGgcagaaaaaagagagagaaatcgGCCCAATAGCCCTGCTTTTACACGAGTCTACTGTTTTTCTTCGTTTCTCCCGTTCAGCTCGCCTATACGTTCGATTCGGCCGTTTTCTGCATCAACGGGGCCAAGCGACCACCGGCGCCGCCGCCCTACTCCCAGCTGCCCAGGTCCCTTCGCCGACGACGAGCGCCCACCACAGCAG GATGGCGACGCTGGGGAATCTGAAGATCAAGACGTCGACGTGCAAGAGGATCGTGAAGGAGCTGCGCTCGTACGAgaaggaggtggagaaggaggcgGCCAAGACCGCCGACATGAAGGAGAAGGGCGCCGATCCCTACGATCTCAAACAGCAG GAGAATGTTTTAGCTGAGTCAAGGATGATGGTCCCAGACTGCCACAAGCGACTTGAAACTGCACTGGCTGACTTGAAAGCAACACTGGCAAGACATAAAAATTCTGT GCTGAACTGA